One segment of Massilia sp. Se16.2.3 DNA contains the following:
- a CDS encoding methyl-accepting chemotaxis protein produces MAFQTNISALNAAVEAARAGEQGRGFAVVASEVRNLAHRSAAAAKEIKLLIEDSVGKVDAGTALVGEAGDTMRRVVDGVGRVSAIMGSISAATRGQGEGIERVDAAIVRLDEMTLQNAAPVEEASAAAQSLRLQADELAAVVGTFQLEETGGARRPAARPVASAQRLAA; encoded by the coding sequence ATCGCCTTCCAGACCAATATATCCGCCCTGAATGCCGCCGTCGAGGCGGCGCGCGCCGGCGAGCAGGGGCGCGGTTTCGCGGTCGTGGCCAGCGAAGTGCGCAACCTGGCGCACCGCTCGGCTGCGGCGGCGAAAGAAATCAAGCTGCTGATCGAGGACTCGGTCGGGAAAGTGGACGCTGGCACCGCGCTCGTCGGTGAAGCCGGCGACACGATGCGCCGCGTCGTCGACGGCGTCGGCCGGGTGTCGGCAATCATGGGCAGCATTTCCGCCGCCACCCGCGGCCAGGGCGAAGGCATCGAGCGGGTCGATGCGGCGATCGTGCGCCTGGACGAGATGACCCTGCAGAATGCCGCCCCGGTCGAGGAAGCCTCGGCCGCGGCGCAGTCGCTGCGCCTGCAGGCGGACGAGCTGGCGGCCGTCGTTGGCACCTTCCAGCTGGAAGAAACGGGTGGCGCACGCCGGCCGGCTGCACGGCCCGTCGCGTCGGCGCAGCGCCTGGCCGCCTGA
- a CDS encoding antitoxin Xre-like helix-turn-helix domain-containing protein: MKPAHAYSYPRSRFEPAVLIDLNSRAERERLSKSALTGFFKLAAAWQLRDDDARELLGGLSGSSFYDWKKNSDRVLEVDRITRISYLLGIYKALHILYGDKLADEWVMLPNSNMIFGGRTPLAHMLGGGLLAMQTVRQLLDARRGGL; the protein is encoded by the coding sequence ATGAAACCCGCCCACGCCTACTCTTATCCCAGGAGCCGCTTCGAACCGGCGGTGCTGATCGACCTGAATTCCCGCGCCGAGCGCGAGCGCCTGTCGAAATCCGCCCTGACGGGCTTCTTCAAGCTGGCCGCCGCCTGGCAGCTGCGCGACGACGATGCGCGCGAACTCCTCGGCGGCTTGTCCGGATCAAGCTTCTACGACTGGAAGAAGAACAGCGACCGCGTGCTGGAGGTCGACCGCATCACGCGCATCTCCTACCTGCTCGGCATCTACAAGGCCCTGCACATCCTGTATGGCGACAAGCTCGCCGACGAGTGGGTAATGCTCCCGAACAGCAACATGATTTTCGGCGGTCGCACCCCGCTGGCCCACATGCTGGGCGGCGGCCTGCTGGCCATGCAGACGGTGCGCCAGCTACTCGACGCGCGCCGCGGAGGCCTCTGA
- a CDS encoding RES family NAD+ phosphorylase: protein MAVVPKLTSLRQFDTCRLIPSRFADVEDSVLAPLADDDATLRDLFDLDNATNERLRGESGLLPGIGVDELVFGVPQFRIINAAYTYARPEGSRFNDGSRGAWYCAFEAETALAEVSFHKAVEYQEIKRFDDSVTYQAMLADFSGSFHDIRGVRSLAACLDPQSYVASQALAAELLEAGSMGIIYPSVRASSGTNLACFRPALVGNVRKAQAYRLTWAGSPLPTVEII, encoded by the coding sequence TTGGCCGTCGTTCCCAAACTGACGAGCCTGCGCCAGTTCGACACCTGCCGCCTGATCCCGTCGCGCTTTGCCGACGTCGAGGATTCGGTGCTGGCGCCGCTGGCCGACGACGACGCCACCCTGCGCGACCTCTTCGATCTCGACAACGCCACCAACGAGCGCCTGCGCGGCGAGAGCGGCCTGCTGCCAGGTATCGGCGTCGACGAGCTGGTGTTCGGCGTGCCGCAGTTCCGCATCATCAACGCCGCCTATACCTACGCGCGCCCGGAAGGCAGCCGTTTCAACGATGGCAGCCGCGGCGCGTGGTACTGCGCCTTCGAGGCAGAGACGGCCCTGGCCGAGGTCAGCTTCCACAAGGCCGTCGAATACCAGGAAATCAAGCGCTTCGACGACAGCGTCACCTACCAGGCGATGCTGGCCGATTTTTCCGGCAGCTTCCACGACATTCGCGGCGTACGCAGCCTGGCCGCCTGCCTCGACCCGCAAAGCTACGTGGCTTCCCAGGCGCTGGCGGCCGAGCTGCTGGAGGCCGGCTCCATGGGCATCATCTACCCGAGCGTGCGCGCATCCAGCGGCACCAACCTCGCCTGCTTCCGGCCCGCGCTGGTCGGCAATGTACGCAAGGCGCAGGCCTATCGGTTAACATGGGCGGGTTCGCCGCTTCCCACGGTCGAGATCATCTGA
- a CDS encoding DUF2288 domain-containing protein — protein sequence MKTKPENDTELHDKINRETGRIQWSELERHFAQGNVIYVSEELDLIEVALRVSHDDKDSISRWMAEGKVAKVSDLQASTWTAADAALWASVVHPFILVQPEKKALH from the coding sequence ATGAAAACCAAGCCCGAGAACGATACCGAACTGCATGACAAGATCAACCGCGAGACCGGCCGCATCCAGTGGAGCGAGCTGGAGCGCCATTTCGCCCAGGGCAACGTGATCTACGTCAGCGAAGAACTCGACCTGATCGAGGTCGCCCTGCGCGTCTCGCACGACGACAAGGACAGCATTTCGCGCTGGATGGCCGAGGGCAAGGTGGCCAAGGTGTCGGACCTGCAGGCAAGTACCTGGACCGCCGCCGACGCCGCCCTCTGGGCCTCGGTGGTGCACCCCTTCATCCTGGTGCAGCCGGAGAAAAAAGCCCTGCACTGA
- a CDS encoding SEL1-like repeat protein: protein MIRQAAEGGVPAAMFVLANMLAAGEGTSRDEAASRRWLEAAAARDYPEALQGLAMLEPDPRKAELLMRQAAHAMTHRGAD from the coding sequence TTGATCAGGCAGGCGGCCGAGGGCGGCGTGCCGGCGGCGATGTTCGTGCTGGCGAACATGCTGGCGGCGGGCGAGGGCACATCGCGCGACGAGGCCGCATCGCGGCGCTGGCTGGAAGCGGCCGCGGCGCGCGATTATCCGGAGGCGCTGCAGGGCTTGGCCATGCTGGAACCGGATCCGCGCAAGGCGGAGCTCCTGATGCGGCAGGCGGCGCATGCGATGACACATCGGGGGGCGGATTGA
- a CDS encoding GAF domain-containing protein, giving the protein MNSNLMEEDPILTTSAAARLLGVATSTVQLWMESGAIESWKTPGGHRRTRESHIRALMNKVSGQAGFEERRVPPTPTDPEYLPDPDARFPVPADEGQRLAAVAAAHLVDTPAEERYDRIVRLASKVTESPIALISILTAKRQWFKARVGLQPQQTPREWAFCSHAILQDGPFVVEDAMSDERFANNPLVLADPHIRFYAGVPLRDRAGQAMGTLCVIDREPRKLRSSELQALTDLAAIAAEEIAKNEG; this is encoded by the coding sequence ATGAACAGCAATCTGATGGAAGAGGATCCAATCCTGACCACGAGCGCGGCCGCCCGGCTGCTCGGCGTCGCCACTAGCACCGTCCAGCTCTGGATGGAAAGTGGCGCGATCGAATCGTGGAAAACGCCCGGAGGCCACCGCCGCACGCGCGAGAGCCATATCCGGGCCCTGATGAACAAGGTCTCCGGCCAGGCCGGCTTCGAAGAGCGCCGCGTTCCGCCGACGCCGACCGATCCCGAATACCTGCCCGATCCCGATGCGCGTTTCCCGGTGCCGGCCGACGAAGGCCAGCGCCTGGCGGCGGTCGCAGCGGCGCACCTGGTCGACACGCCTGCCGAAGAGCGCTATGACCGCATCGTGCGCCTGGCCTCGAAAGTGACCGAGTCGCCGATCGCCCTGATCTCGATCCTGACTGCCAAGCGCCAGTGGTTCAAGGCCCGCGTCGGCCTGCAGCCGCAGCAGACGCCGCGCGAATGGGCATTCTGCAGCCACGCGATCCTCCAGGACGGTCCTTTTGTCGTGGAAGATGCGATGAGCGACGAGCGCTTCGCCAACAACCCGCTGGTGCTGGCCGACCCGCACATCCGTTTCTATGCCGGCGTACCGCTGCGCGACCGCGCCGGCCAGGCAATGGGCACGCTGTGCGTGATCGACCGCGAGCCGCGCAAGCTGCGCTCGTCGGAACTGCAGGCCTTGACCGACCTGGCGGCGATTGCGGCGGAAGAGATCGCGAAGAACGAAGGCTGA